The proteins below are encoded in one region of Sminthopsis crassicaudata isolate SCR6 chromosome 1, ASM4859323v1, whole genome shotgun sequence:
- the TVP23A gene encoding Golgi apparatus membrane protein TVP23 homolog A isoform X3, with the protein MPLTLLPCGGRTSREIKKKQNKTGLNLVAQWAGPRWPGGKMKQSLVDDTEDVSLDFGNEEELALRKAKIRHPLATFFHLFFRVSAIITYLFCDWFSKSFVACFVTILLLLSFDFWSVKNVTGRLMVGLRWWNQIDEDGKSHWIFEAKKALVIAGISLQTANLYGYIHCKIGGQKSITKVTSRFLSQAVFQRECQDEFQKPGLERMEIHKH; encoded by the exons ATGCCCCTGACCCTACTGCCCTGTGGCGGCCGGACatcaagagaaattaaaaaaaaacaaaacaaaacaggccTTAACCTCGTTGCGCAGTGGGCTGGCCCAAGGTGGCCAGGTGGGAAGATGAAGCAG TCCCTGGTGGATGACACAGAGGATGTGTCTCTTGATTTTGGAAATGAAGAGGAATTAGCATTGAGGAAAGCTAAAATCAG GCATCCACTGGCCACCTTTTTCCACCTATTTTTCCGAGTGAGTGCTATCATTACCTACTTGTTCTGTGACTGGTTCAGCAAAAGCTTTGTTGCCTGTTTTGTCactattcttcttcttctgtccTTTGACTTTTGGTCTGTCAAG AATGTGACAGGAAGACTCATGGTTGGCTTACGCTGGTGGAACCAGATAGATGAAGATGGAAAAAGTCATTGGATTTTTGAAGCCAAAAAG GCACTTGTGATTGCTGGCATCTCCCTCCAAACCGCTAATCTATATGGATACATTCACTGTAAAATAGGAGGACAAAAAAGTATCACTAAAGTCACATCGAGGTTTCTATCCCAGGCAGTATTTCAGAGA GAGTGTCAAGATGAATTTCAAAAGCCTGGTCTAGAGAGAATGGAAATACACAAACATTAA
- the TVP23A gene encoding Golgi apparatus membrane protein TVP23 homolog A isoform X2: MPLTLLPCGGRTSREIKKKQNKTGLNLVAQWAGPRWPGGKMKQSLVDDTEDVSLDFGNEEELALRKAKIRHPLATFFHLFFRNVTGRLMVGLRWWNQIDEDGKSHWIFEAKKVSLNNSTGTEAEARIFWLGLIICPLIWTVFFFSTLFSLKLKWLALVIAGISLQTANLYGYIHCKIGGQKSITKVTSRFLSQAVFQRECQDEFQKPGLERMEIHKH, from the exons ATGCCCCTGACCCTACTGCCCTGTGGCGGCCGGACatcaagagaaattaaaaaaaaacaaaacaaaacaggccTTAACCTCGTTGCGCAGTGGGCTGGCCCAAGGTGGCCAGGTGGGAAGATGAAGCAG TCCCTGGTGGATGACACAGAGGATGTGTCTCTTGATTTTGGAAATGAAGAGGAATTAGCATTGAGGAAAGCTAAAATCAG GCATCCACTGGCCACCTTTTTCCACCTATTTTTCCGA AATGTGACAGGAAGACTCATGGTTGGCTTACGCTGGTGGAACCAGATAGATGAAGATGGAAAAAGTCATTGGATTTTTGAAGCCAAAAAG GTGTCTTTAAATAATTCAACTGGAACAGAAGCTGAAGCTAGAATCTTCTGGCTTGGTCTAATTATCTGTCCATTGATCTGGACTGTATTCTTCTTTAGCACCTTATTCTCCCTGAAGCTTAAGTGGCTA GCACTTGTGATTGCTGGCATCTCCCTCCAAACCGCTAATCTATATGGATACATTCACTGTAAAATAGGAGGACAAAAAAGTATCACTAAAGTCACATCGAGGTTTCTATCCCAGGCAGTATTTCAGAGA GAGTGTCAAGATGAATTTCAAAAGCCTGGTCTAGAGAGAATGGAAATACACAAACATTAA
- the TVP23A gene encoding Golgi apparatus membrane protein TVP23 homolog A isoform X1, which yields MPLTLLPCGGRTSREIKKKQNKTGLNLVAQWAGPRWPGGKMKQSLVDDTEDVSLDFGNEEELALRKAKIRHPLATFFHLFFRVSAIITYLFCDWFSKSFVACFVTILLLLSFDFWSVKNVTGRLMVGLRWWNQIDEDGKSHWIFEAKKVSLNNSTGTEAEARIFWLGLIICPLIWTVFFFSTLFSLKLKWLALVIAGISLQTANLYGYIHCKIGGQKSITKVTSRFLSQAVFQRECQDEFQKPGLERMEIHKH from the exons ATGCCCCTGACCCTACTGCCCTGTGGCGGCCGGACatcaagagaaattaaaaaaaaacaaaacaaaacaggccTTAACCTCGTTGCGCAGTGGGCTGGCCCAAGGTGGCCAGGTGGGAAGATGAAGCAG TCCCTGGTGGATGACACAGAGGATGTGTCTCTTGATTTTGGAAATGAAGAGGAATTAGCATTGAGGAAAGCTAAAATCAG GCATCCACTGGCCACCTTTTTCCACCTATTTTTCCGAGTGAGTGCTATCATTACCTACTTGTTCTGTGACTGGTTCAGCAAAAGCTTTGTTGCCTGTTTTGTCactattcttcttcttctgtccTTTGACTTTTGGTCTGTCAAG AATGTGACAGGAAGACTCATGGTTGGCTTACGCTGGTGGAACCAGATAGATGAAGATGGAAAAAGTCATTGGATTTTTGAAGCCAAAAAG GTGTCTTTAAATAATTCAACTGGAACAGAAGCTGAAGCTAGAATCTTCTGGCTTGGTCTAATTATCTGTCCATTGATCTGGACTGTATTCTTCTTTAGCACCTTATTCTCCCTGAAGCTTAAGTGGCTA GCACTTGTGATTGCTGGCATCTCCCTCCAAACCGCTAATCTATATGGATACATTCACTGTAAAATAGGAGGACAAAAAAGTATCACTAAAGTCACATCGAGGTTTCTATCCCAGGCAGTATTTCAGAGA GAGTGTCAAGATGAATTTCAAAAGCCTGGTCTAGAGAGAATGGAAATACACAAACATTAA